Proteins encoded in a region of the Ziziphus jujuba cultivar Dongzao chromosome 3, ASM3175591v1 genome:
- the LOC107422202 gene encoding cinnamoyl-CoA reductase CAD2 isoform X2, whose product MSGEEKVVCVTGASGYIASWLVKLLLERGFRVKASVRDPDDPRKTEHLLSLEGAKERLHLLRADLLEEGAFDALVEGCEGVFHTASPTTLSANDPQLWYILSKTLAEEAAWKFAKENGIDLVTIHPGVVIGPLLQPTLNLSSEMFINLIKGGAKAFPFPVCRIVDIRDVAFTHIQALEVPSASGRYCLVGHVVHIYEALKILKELYPALSLPEECEDEKPLLPKHQVSKEKAKSLVVNFTSLEVSFRDTIESLKEKGFIDI is encoded by the exons atgaGTGGGGAAGAAAAGGTAGTGTGTGTAACAGGAGCTTCTGGTTACATAGCATCATGGCTGGTGAAGCTTTTACTAGAACGTGGTTTCCGTGTCAAAGCCTCTGTTCGTGACccag ATGATCCAAGGAAAACAGAACACTTGCTCTCACTTGAGGGAGCTAAGGAAAGACTTCATTTGTTGAGAGCAGATTTATTGGAAGAAGGAGCTTTTGATGCTTTAGTTGAGGGATGTGAAGGTGTTTTTCATACTGCATCCCCTACAACTCTTTCAGCCAACGATCCACAG CTTTGGTATATACTTTCAAAGACTTTAGCTGAAGAGGCTGCTTGGAAATTTGCAAAAGAAAATGGCATTGACTTGGTGACCATACATCCAGGGGTTGTGATTGGTCCTCTTTTACAGCCAACTCTTAATCTCTCGTCAGAGATGTTTATCAATCTTATTAAGG GGGGAGCTAAAGCATTTCCCTTTCCTGTTTGTAGAATTGTTGATATTCGAGATGTTGCATTCACACATATTCAGGCATTGGAAGTTCCTTCTGCTAGTGGAAGATATTGTTTAGTAGGGCATGTTGTGCACATTTATGAGGCCTTGAAGATTTTGAAAGAACTTTACCCTGCTTTAAGCCTTCCTGAAGA GTGTGAAGATGAGAAGCCCTTGCTGCCAAAACACCAAGTATCaaaggaaaaagcaaaaagtTTGGTTGTTAACTTCACTTCATTGGAAGTGAGTTTTAGGGACACTATAGAAAGCCTAAAGGAGAAAGGGTTTATTGACATTTAG
- the LOC107422202 gene encoding phenylacetaldehyde reductase isoform X1 has protein sequence MSGEEKVVCVTGASGYIASWLVKLLLERGFRVKASVRDPDDPRKTEHLLSLEGAKERLHLLRADLLEEGAFDALVEGCEGVFHTASPTTLSANDPQAELIEPAVKGTLNVLRSCVKVPSVKRVVITSSIASILNNGKPLNSDEIADETWFSDPVYCEENKLWYILSKTLAEEAAWKFAKENGIDLVTIHPGVVIGPLLQPTLNLSSEMFINLIKGGAKAFPFPVCRIVDIRDVAFTHIQALEVPSASGRYCLVGHVVHIYEALKILKELYPALSLPEECEDEKPLLPKHQVSKEKAKSLVVNFTSLEVSFRDTIESLKEKGFIDI, from the exons atgaGTGGGGAAGAAAAGGTAGTGTGTGTAACAGGAGCTTCTGGTTACATAGCATCATGGCTGGTGAAGCTTTTACTAGAACGTGGTTTCCGTGTCAAAGCCTCTGTTCGTGACccag ATGATCCAAGGAAAACAGAACACTTGCTCTCACTTGAGGGAGCTAAGGAAAGACTTCATTTGTTGAGAGCAGATTTATTGGAAGAAGGAGCTTTTGATGCTTTAGTTGAGGGATGTGAAGGTGTTTTTCATACTGCATCCCCTACAACTCTTTCAGCCAACGATCCACAG GCAGAATTAATTGAACCTGCAGTGAAGGGAACGCTAAATGTTCTCAGATCATGTGTAAAAGTTCCTTCTGTAAAGAGAGTGGTTATAACATCTTCCATAGCTTCAATTTTGAACAACGGAAAACCTCTGAATTCCGATGAGATAGCAGATGAGACATGGTTTTCAGATCCTGTATATTGTGAGGAAAATAAG CTTTGGTATATACTTTCAAAGACTTTAGCTGAAGAGGCTGCTTGGAAATTTGCAAAAGAAAATGGCATTGACTTGGTGACCATACATCCAGGGGTTGTGATTGGTCCTCTTTTACAGCCAACTCTTAATCTCTCGTCAGAGATGTTTATCAATCTTATTAAGG GGGGAGCTAAAGCATTTCCCTTTCCTGTTTGTAGAATTGTTGATATTCGAGATGTTGCATTCACACATATTCAGGCATTGGAAGTTCCTTCTGCTAGTGGAAGATATTGTTTAGTAGGGCATGTTGTGCACATTTATGAGGCCTTGAAGATTTTGAAAGAACTTTACCCTGCTTTAAGCCTTCCTGAAGA GTGTGAAGATGAGAAGCCCTTGCTGCCAAAACACCAAGTATCaaaggaaaaagcaaaaagtTTGGTTGTTAACTTCACTTCATTGGAAGTGAGTTTTAGGGACACTATAGAAAGCCTAAAGGAGAAAGGGTTTATTGACATTTAG